In Coregonus clupeaformis isolate EN_2021a chromosome 32, ASM2061545v1, whole genome shotgun sequence, the following are encoded in one genomic region:
- the LOC123482409 gene encoding protein Lines homolog 1-like: MALGEASSLTHGDDHMTSDILALADDVLRAVHADWLQCVPVESAAIFFGGTGQLRGGSSDEFDHVMLRAVSLVVLKSLEYKIQSAGGKGVRNTIDIHGYLSALLLFLSQRGVQLKQGSHSCCWVSLVFGEQDDDMMEAAKALLLIYLHHRVTSDLDADAACVVGGNPHCHFLFLLRSISFDHSILLDFLISTETCFLEYFVRYLKHLRGDWGRGPNGLSEDGWRVYFEPSWRISHHCGPRASSVSAAQPVSAFRECKHPGLSSPSPSGGLRQLRGV, encoded by the exons ATGGCTTTGGGAGAGGCGTCCTCCCTAACGCATGGAGATGATCACATGACGAGTGACATTCTTGCGCTGGCTGATGATGTGTTGCGGGCGGTGCACGCTGATTGGTTACAATGTGTTCCGGTGGAGTCCGCGGCCATTTTCTTTGGAGGGACGGGCCAATTACGTGGCGGGAGCAGTGATGAGTTCGATCATGTGATGCTGAGGGCTGTTAGTCTGGTTGTGCTCAAGTCACTGGAATACAAAATCCAATCCGCTGGGGGGAAAG GTGTACGTAACACCATAGACATCCATGGCTATTTGAGTGCGTTGCTGTTGTTCCTGAGCCAGCGTGGGGTCCAGCTGAAGCAGGGATCTCACTCCTGCTGCTGGGTGTCTTTGGTGTTTGGAGAGCAGGACGACGACATGATGGAAGCAGCCAAGGCTTTACTACTAATATACCTCCATCACAG AGTGACCTCTGACCTGGATGCTGATGCTGCGTGTGTCGTCGGCGGAAACCCCCACTGCcactttctcttcctcctccgcAGCATCTCCTTCGACCACAGCATTCTCCTCGATTTCCTAATCTCAACGGAAACCTGCTTCCTCGAGTACTTTGTCCGTTATCTAAAACACCTCCGGGGCGACTGGGGAAGGGGTCCGAACGGTTTGTCAGAAGATGGATGG CGTGTCTACTTCGAGCCATCATGGAGGATCAGTCACCATTGTGGACCCAGAGCCAGCTCAGTGTCTGCAGCCCAGCCTGTGTCTGCCTTCAGGGAGTGCAAACACCCtggcctctcctccccctctccgtcTGGTGGACTACGGCAGCTCAGAGGAGTCTGA